From Calonectris borealis chromosome 9, bCalBor7.hap1.2, whole genome shotgun sequence, one genomic window encodes:
- the LOC142085817 gene encoding WD repeat and FYVE domain-containing protein 1 isoform X2, whose translation MAAEIHSRPQSSRPVLLSKVEGHQDVVSAALLIPKEDGVITASEDRTIRVWLKRDSGQYWPSIYHTMSSPCSAMAYHHDSRRIFVGQDNGAIMEFHISEDFNKMNFVKTYPAHQNRVSAITFCLTSEWVISTGHDKCISWMCTRSGSMLGRHYFTSWASCLQYDHETRHAFVGDYSGQITLLKLEQNTCSIITTLKGHEGSITSLWWDPVQRLLFSGASDHSIIMWDIGGRKGRTLLLQGHHDKVQAICYIQLTRQLVSCSADGGIAVWNMDISREEVRSCPRSKIYLFIYLFIYFPFSEEGDAVKVEDIGAGHLAPQWLESDSCQKCEQPFFWNIKQMWDTKTLGLRQHHCRKCGQAVCGKCSTKRSSYPIMGFEFQVRVCDSCFESIKDEDRTSLATFHEGKHNISHMSMDISRGLMVTCGSDRIVKVYAPYVQQYAPNEWNPSKNITANTGCLILLLLLFQDGQSPL comes from the exons ATGGCGGCCGAGATCCACTCGCGGCCGCAGAGCAGCCGGCCCGTTCTCCTCAGCAAGGTCGAGGGGCACCAGGACGTGGTCAGCGCCGCGCTCCTCATCCCCAAGGAGGACGGGGTCATCACGGCCAGCGAGGACAG AACAATACGAGTATGGCTAAAGAGAGACAGTGGACAGTACTGGCCCAGCATCTATCACACCATGTCAT cgcCATGCTCAGCCATGGCTTATCATCATGACAGCAGACGAATATTTGTAGGCCAGGATAATGGAGCTATCATG GAGTTTCATATTTCAGAGGACTTTAATAAGATGAACTTTGTGAAGACCTATCCAG CTCATCAGAATCGAGTGTCTGCTATTACTTTCTGCCTGACATCAGAGTGGGTTATCAGCACTGGTCATGACAAGTGTATCAGCTGGATGTGCACCAGGAGTGGGAGTATGCTGGGGAGACATTACTTCACCTCTTGGGCTTCATGTCTACA ATATGATCATGAAACTCGGCATGCATTTGTTGGTGATTATTCTGGACAGATCACTCTCCTGAAGCTTGAGCAGAATACGTGCTCAATTATCACAACACTCAAAGGGCATGAAG GAAGTATTACTTCCCTGTGGTGGGATCCTGTTCAACGACTGCTCTTCTCAGGTGCCTCTGATCACAGCATTATCATGTGGGATATTGGTGGAAGGAAGGGGCGAACACTGCTGCTCCAGGGACATCA TGACAAGGTGCAGGCTATCTGTTATATCCAGCTGACACGGCAGCTGGTATCTTGTTCAGCTGATGGGGGAATTGCTGTTTGGAACATGGATATAAGCCGAGAAGAGGTAAGATCATGTCCTAGgtcaaagatttatttatttatttatttatttatttattttcctttttcagag gaaggggatgcAGTCAAGGTTGAAGATATAGGAGCTGGACATCTG GCTCCTCAATGGCTGGAGAGTGATTCCTGTCAGAAGTGTGAACAACCTTTCTTCTGGAATATAAAGCAGATGTGGGACACAAAGACATTAGGGTTGAGACAG CATCATTGCAGAAAATGTGGGCAAGCAGTGTGTGGCAAGTGCAGTACCAAACGGTCAAGTTACCCGATCATGGGATTTGAGTTCCAGGTCCGTGTCTGTGATTCCTGTTTTGAGTCAATCAAGGATGAAGA CCGTACTTCCTTGGCAACCTTTCATGAAGGAAAACACAACATTTCACACATGTCCATGGACATCTCCAGAGGGCTAATGGTGACTTGTGGGAGTGACCGGATTGTGAAG GTTTATGCACCTTATGTACAGCAATATGCACCGAATGAATGGAATCCTTCTAAGAATATTACCGCAAACACTGGTTGCTTGAttcttctcctgctgctgttccagGATGGACAGTCACCTTTGTAG
- the LOC142085817 gene encoding WD repeat and FYVE domain-containing protein 1 isoform X3, producing the protein MAAEIHSRPQSSRPVLLSKVEGHQDVVSAALLIPKEDGVITASEDRTIRVWLKRDSGQYWPSIYHTMSSPCSAMAYHHDSRRIFVGQDNGAIMEFHISEDFNKMNFVKTYPAHQNRVSAITFCLTSEWVISTGHDKCISWMCTRSGSMLGRHYFTSWASCLQYDHETRHAFVGDYSGQITLLKLEQNTCSIITTLKGHEGSITSLWWDPVQRLLFSGASDHSIIMWDIGGRKGRTLLLQGHHDKVQAICYIQLTRQLVSCSADGGIAVWNMDISREEVRSCPRSKIYLFIYLFIYFPFSEEGDAVKVEDIGAGHLAPQWLESDSCQKCEQPFFWNIKQMWDTKTLGLRQHHCRKCGQAVCGKCSTKRSSYPIMGFEFQVRVCDSCFESIKDEDRTSLATFHEGKHNISHMSMDISRGLMVTCGSDRIVKIWDMTPVVGCSLATGFSSR; encoded by the exons ATGGCGGCCGAGATCCACTCGCGGCCGCAGAGCAGCCGGCCCGTTCTCCTCAGCAAGGTCGAGGGGCACCAGGACGTGGTCAGCGCCGCGCTCCTCATCCCCAAGGAGGACGGGGTCATCACGGCCAGCGAGGACAG AACAATACGAGTATGGCTAAAGAGAGACAGTGGACAGTACTGGCCCAGCATCTATCACACCATGTCAT cgcCATGCTCAGCCATGGCTTATCATCATGACAGCAGACGAATATTTGTAGGCCAGGATAATGGAGCTATCATG GAGTTTCATATTTCAGAGGACTTTAATAAGATGAACTTTGTGAAGACCTATCCAG CTCATCAGAATCGAGTGTCTGCTATTACTTTCTGCCTGACATCAGAGTGGGTTATCAGCACTGGTCATGACAAGTGTATCAGCTGGATGTGCACCAGGAGTGGGAGTATGCTGGGGAGACATTACTTCACCTCTTGGGCTTCATGTCTACA ATATGATCATGAAACTCGGCATGCATTTGTTGGTGATTATTCTGGACAGATCACTCTCCTGAAGCTTGAGCAGAATACGTGCTCAATTATCACAACACTCAAAGGGCATGAAG GAAGTATTACTTCCCTGTGGTGGGATCCTGTTCAACGACTGCTCTTCTCAGGTGCCTCTGATCACAGCATTATCATGTGGGATATTGGTGGAAGGAAGGGGCGAACACTGCTGCTCCAGGGACATCA TGACAAGGTGCAGGCTATCTGTTATATCCAGCTGACACGGCAGCTGGTATCTTGTTCAGCTGATGGGGGAATTGCTGTTTGGAACATGGATATAAGCCGAGAAGAGGTAAGATCATGTCCTAGgtcaaagatttatttatttatttatttatttatttattttcctttttcagag gaaggggatgcAGTCAAGGTTGAAGATATAGGAGCTGGACATCTG GCTCCTCAATGGCTGGAGAGTGATTCCTGTCAGAAGTGTGAACAACCTTTCTTCTGGAATATAAAGCAGATGTGGGACACAAAGACATTAGGGTTGAGACAG CATCATTGCAGAAAATGTGGGCAAGCAGTGTGTGGCAAGTGCAGTACCAAACGGTCAAGTTACCCGATCATGGGATTTGAGTTCCAGGTCCGTGTCTGTGATTCCTGTTTTGAGTCAATCAAGGATGAAGA CCGTACTTCCTTGGCAACCTTTCATGAAGGAAAACACAACATTTCACACATGTCCATGGACATCTCCAGAGGGCTAATGGTGACTTGTGGGAGTGACCGGATTGTGAAG atctGGGACATGACGCCAGTAGTTGGTTGCAGCCTTGCAACTGGCTTCTCTTCACGCTGA
- the LOC142085817 gene encoding WD repeat and FYVE domain-containing protein 1 isoform X4 — MAAEIHSRPQSSRPVLLSKVEGHQDVVSAALLIPKEDGVITASEDRTIRVWLKRDSGQYWPSIYHTMSSPCSAMAYHHDSRRIFVGQDNGAIMEFHISEDFNKMNFVKTYPAHQNRVSAITFCLTSEWVISTGHDKCISWMCTRSGSMLGRHYFTSWASCLQYDHETRHAFVGDYSGQITLLKLEQNTCSIITTLKGHEGSITSLWWDPVQRLLFSGASDHSIIMWDIGGRKGRTLLLQGHHDKVQAICYIQLTRQLVSCSADGGIAVWNMDISREEAPQWLESDSCQKCEQPFFWNIKQMWDTKTLGLRQHHCRKCGQAVCGKCSTKRSSYPIMGFEFQVRVCDSCFESIKDEDRTSLATFHEGKHNISHMSMDISRGLMVTCGSDRIVKIWDMTPVVGCSLATGFSSR; from the exons ATGGCGGCCGAGATCCACTCGCGGCCGCAGAGCAGCCGGCCCGTTCTCCTCAGCAAGGTCGAGGGGCACCAGGACGTGGTCAGCGCCGCGCTCCTCATCCCCAAGGAGGACGGGGTCATCACGGCCAGCGAGGACAG AACAATACGAGTATGGCTAAAGAGAGACAGTGGACAGTACTGGCCCAGCATCTATCACACCATGTCAT cgcCATGCTCAGCCATGGCTTATCATCATGACAGCAGACGAATATTTGTAGGCCAGGATAATGGAGCTATCATG GAGTTTCATATTTCAGAGGACTTTAATAAGATGAACTTTGTGAAGACCTATCCAG CTCATCAGAATCGAGTGTCTGCTATTACTTTCTGCCTGACATCAGAGTGGGTTATCAGCACTGGTCATGACAAGTGTATCAGCTGGATGTGCACCAGGAGTGGGAGTATGCTGGGGAGACATTACTTCACCTCTTGGGCTTCATGTCTACA ATATGATCATGAAACTCGGCATGCATTTGTTGGTGATTATTCTGGACAGATCACTCTCCTGAAGCTTGAGCAGAATACGTGCTCAATTATCACAACACTCAAAGGGCATGAAG GAAGTATTACTTCCCTGTGGTGGGATCCTGTTCAACGACTGCTCTTCTCAGGTGCCTCTGATCACAGCATTATCATGTGGGATATTGGTGGAAGGAAGGGGCGAACACTGCTGCTCCAGGGACATCA TGACAAGGTGCAGGCTATCTGTTATATCCAGCTGACACGGCAGCTGGTATCTTGTTCAGCTGATGGGGGAATTGCTGTTTGGAACATGGATATAAGCCGAGAAGAG GCTCCTCAATGGCTGGAGAGTGATTCCTGTCAGAAGTGTGAACAACCTTTCTTCTGGAATATAAAGCAGATGTGGGACACAAAGACATTAGGGTTGAGACAG CATCATTGCAGAAAATGTGGGCAAGCAGTGTGTGGCAAGTGCAGTACCAAACGGTCAAGTTACCCGATCATGGGATTTGAGTTCCAGGTCCGTGTCTGTGATTCCTGTTTTGAGTCAATCAAGGATGAAGA CCGTACTTCCTTGGCAACCTTTCATGAAGGAAAACACAACATTTCACACATGTCCATGGACATCTCCAGAGGGCTAATGGTGACTTGTGGGAGTGACCGGATTGTGAAG atctGGGACATGACGCCAGTAGTTGGTTGCAGCCTTGCAACTGGCTTCTCTTCACGCTGA